From a region of the Arvicanthis niloticus isolate mArvNil1 chromosome 6, mArvNil1.pat.X, whole genome shotgun sequence genome:
- the Nprl3 gene encoding GATOR1 complex protein NPRL3 isoform X4 gives MCLLLSSRCHHGGLQISNLDKPRSRYAVNNTGEHVDDQDGDSRFSDVILATILATKSEMCGQKFELKIDNVRFVGHPTLLQHALGQVSKTDPSPKREAPTMILFNVVFALRANADPSVINCLHNLSRRIATVLQHEERRCQYLTREAKLILALQDELSALADANEGPQSPFHHILPKCKLARDLKEAYDSLCTSGVVRLHINSWLEVSFCLPHKIHYAASSLIPPEAIERSLKAIRPYHALLLLSDEKSLLSELPIDCSPALVRVIKTTSAVKNLQQLAQDADLALLQVFQLAAHLVYWGKAVIIYPLCENNVYVLSPNASVCLYSPLAEQFSRQFPSHDLPSVLAKFSLPVSLSEFRSPLAPPAQETQLIQMVVWMLQRRLLIQLHTYVCLMASPSEEEPRLREDDVPFTARVGGRSLSTPNALSFGSPTSSDDMTLTSPSMDNSSAELLPSGDSPLNKRMTENLLASLSEHERAAILNVPAAQNPEDLRMFARLLHYFRGRHHLEEIMYNENTRRSQLLMLFDKFRSVLVVTTHEDPVIAVFQALLT, from the exons GTTCTCTGATGTTATTCTGGCAACAATTTTGGCAACCAAATCTGAAATGTGTGGCCAAAAATTTGAACTGAAGATTGATAATGTCCGGTTTGTTGGGCACCCAACACTGCTGCAGCATGCTCTGGGGCAG GTCTCCAAAACAGATCCATCTCCAAAGCGGGAGGCACCGACTATGATTCTTTTTAATGTGGTGTTTGCACTGAGG GCCAATGCTGACCCGTCAGTGATAAACTGTCTACACAACTTGTCCCGGCGCATCGCTACTGTCCTGCAGCATGAGGAGCGCCGCTGCCAGTACCTCACTCGAGAAGCCAAGCTGATCCTCGCACTTCAGGATGAGCTGTCTGCTCTGGCTGATG CAAATGAAGGCCCTCAGTCCCCATTCCACCACATCCTACCCAAGTGCAAACTGGCTAGGGACCTCAAAGAAGCTTATGACAG CCTGTGCACATCTGGTGTGGTACGGCTTCACATTAACAGCTGGCTGGAAGTGAGCTTCTGTCTGCCCCACAAGATCCACTATGCAGCGTCAAGTCTGATCCCTCCTGAGGCCATTGAACGGAGCCTGAAAGCCATCCG CCCGTACCACGCCTTGCTACTACTCAGTGATGAGAAGTCGCTGCTGAGTGAGCTTCCCATTGACTGCTCCCCGGCTCTGGTGCGAGTGATCAAGACGACATCTGCTGTGAAGAACCTGCAGCAGCTAGCCCAGGATGCTGATCTGGCCTTGCTGCAG GTCTTCCAGCTTGCAGCTCATCTGGTATACTGGGGCAAGGCCGTCATCATCTACCCACTGTGTGAGAACAACGTCTATGTCCTGTCTCCCAATGCCAGTGTGTGTCT GTACTCCCCGCTAGCCGAGCAATTCTCCCGCCAGTTCCCGTCACATGACCTGCCATCTGTCCTGGCCAAGTTTTCCTTGCCCGTTTCTTTATCGGAGTTCAGGAGCCCTCTGGCCCCCCCTGCACAGGAG ACCCAGCTCATCCAGATGGTGGTGTGGATGCTGCAGCGCCGGCTTCTCATCCAGCTGCATACCTATGTTTGCCTAATGGCCTCACCCAGTGAAGAGGAGCCCCGGCTGCGAGAGGATGATGTCCCCTTCACAGCCCGAGTTGGTGGCCGCAGCCTCAGCACACCCAATGCTCTAAGCTTTGGCTCCCCAA CCAGCAGTGACGACATGACCCTTACCAGCCCCAGTATGGACAACTCCAGTGCAGAGCTGCTCCCTAGTGGAGACTCACCACTGAACAAGAGGATGACAGAGAACCTGCTGGCCAGCCTCTCAGAGCATGAGCGGGCTGCTATCCTCAATGTGCCTGCAGCCCAAAACCCTGAGGACCTCCGCATGTTTGCCAG GCTCCTTCACTACTTCCGTGGCCGCCACCATCTGGAGGAGATCATGTACAACGAGAACACACGGCGCTCCCAGCTGCTCATGCTCTTTGACAAATTCCGCAGCGTGCTGGTGGTGACCACCCATGAGGACCCCGTTATTGCTGTCTTCCAGGCCCTGCTCACATGA
- the Nprl3 gene encoding GATOR1 complex protein NPRL3 isoform X3 has protein sequence MCLLLSSRCHHGGLQISNLDKPRSRYAVNNTGEHVDDQDGDSSKPCPPTDEQLVAGFSDVILATILATKSEMCGQKFELKIDNVRFVGHPTLLQHALGQVSKTDPSPKREAPTMILFNVVFALRANADPSVINCLHNLSRRIATVLQHEERRCQYLTREAKLILALQDELSALADANEGPQSPFHHILPKCKLARDLKEAYDSLCTSGVVRLHINSWLEVSFCLPHKIHYAASSLIPPEAIERSLKAIRPYHALLLLSDEKSLLSELPIDCSPALVRVIKTTSAVKNLQQLAQDADLALLQVFQLAAHLVYWGKAVIIYPLCENNVYVLSPNASVCLYSPLAEQFSRQFPSHDLPSVLAKFSLPVSLSEFRSPLAPPAQETQLIQMVVWMLQRRLLIQLHTYVCLMASPSEEEPRLREDDVPFTARVGGRSLSTPNALSFGSPTSSDDMTLTSPSMDNSSAELLPSGDSPLNKRMTENLLASLSEHERAAILNVPAAQNPEDLRMFARLLHYFRGRHHLEEIMYNENTRRSQLLMLFDKFRSVLVVTTHEDPVIAVFQALLT, from the exons GTTCTCTGATGTTATTCTGGCAACAATTTTGGCAACCAAATCTGAAATGTGTGGCCAAAAATTTGAACTGAAGATTGATAATGTCCGGTTTGTTGGGCACCCAACACTGCTGCAGCATGCTCTGGGGCAG GTCTCCAAAACAGATCCATCTCCAAAGCGGGAGGCACCGACTATGATTCTTTTTAATGTGGTGTTTGCACTGAGG GCCAATGCTGACCCGTCAGTGATAAACTGTCTACACAACTTGTCCCGGCGCATCGCTACTGTCCTGCAGCATGAGGAGCGCCGCTGCCAGTACCTCACTCGAGAAGCCAAGCTGATCCTCGCACTTCAGGATGAGCTGTCTGCTCTGGCTGATG CAAATGAAGGCCCTCAGTCCCCATTCCACCACATCCTACCCAAGTGCAAACTGGCTAGGGACCTCAAAGAAGCTTATGACAG CCTGTGCACATCTGGTGTGGTACGGCTTCACATTAACAGCTGGCTGGAAGTGAGCTTCTGTCTGCCCCACAAGATCCACTATGCAGCGTCAAGTCTGATCCCTCCTGAGGCCATTGAACGGAGCCTGAAAGCCATCCG CCCGTACCACGCCTTGCTACTACTCAGTGATGAGAAGTCGCTGCTGAGTGAGCTTCCCATTGACTGCTCCCCGGCTCTGGTGCGAGTGATCAAGACGACATCTGCTGTGAAGAACCTGCAGCAGCTAGCCCAGGATGCTGATCTGGCCTTGCTGCAG GTCTTCCAGCTTGCAGCTCATCTGGTATACTGGGGCAAGGCCGTCATCATCTACCCACTGTGTGAGAACAACGTCTATGTCCTGTCTCCCAATGCCAGTGTGTGTCT GTACTCCCCGCTAGCCGAGCAATTCTCCCGCCAGTTCCCGTCACATGACCTGCCATCTGTCCTGGCCAAGTTTTCCTTGCCCGTTTCTTTATCGGAGTTCAGGAGCCCTCTGGCCCCCCCTGCACAGGAG ACCCAGCTCATCCAGATGGTGGTGTGGATGCTGCAGCGCCGGCTTCTCATCCAGCTGCATACCTATGTTTGCCTAATGGCCTCACCCAGTGAAGAGGAGCCCCGGCTGCGAGAGGATGATGTCCCCTTCACAGCCCGAGTTGGTGGCCGCAGCCTCAGCACACCCAATGCTCTAAGCTTTGGCTCCCCAA CCAGCAGTGACGACATGACCCTTACCAGCCCCAGTATGGACAACTCCAGTGCAGAGCTGCTCCCTAGTGGAGACTCACCACTGAACAAGAGGATGACAGAGAACCTGCTGGCCAGCCTCTCAGAGCATGAGCGGGCTGCTATCCTCAATGTGCCTGCAGCCCAAAACCCTGAGGACCTCCGCATGTTTGCCAG GCTCCTTCACTACTTCCGTGGCCGCCACCATCTGGAGGAGATCATGTACAACGAGAACACACGGCGCTCCCAGCTGCTCATGCTCTTTGACAAATTCCGCAGCGTGCTGGTGGTGACCACCCATGAGGACCCCGTTATTGCTGTCTTCCAGGCCCTGCTCACATGA
- the Nprl3 gene encoding GATOR1 complex protein NPRL3 isoform X5 — MCGQKFELKIDNVRFVGHPTLLQHALGQVSKTDPSPKREAPTMILFNVVFALRANADPSVINCLHNLSRRIATVLQHEERRCQYLTREAKLILALQDELSALADANEGPQSPFHHILPKCKLARDLKEAYDSLCTSGVVRLHINSWLEVSFCLPHKIHYAASSLIPPEAIERSLKAIRPYHALLLLSDEKSLLSELPIDCSPALVRVIKTTSAVKNLQQLAQDADLALLQVFQLAAHLVYWGKAVIIYPLCENNVYVLSPNASVCLYSPLAEQFSRQFPSHDLPSVLAKFSLPVSLSEFRSPLAPPAQETQLIQMVVWMLQRRLLIQLHTYVCLMASPSEEEPRLREDDVPFTARVGGRSLSTPNALSFGSPTSSDDMTLTSPSMDNSSAELLPSGDSPLNKRMTENLLASLSEHERAAILNVPAAQNPEDLRMFARLLHYFRGRHHLEEIMYNENTRRSQLLMLFDKFRSVLVVTTHEDPVIAVFQALLT, encoded by the exons ATGTGTGGCCAAAAATTTGAACTGAAGATTGATAATGTCCGGTTTGTTGGGCACCCAACACTGCTGCAGCATGCTCTGGGGCAG GTCTCCAAAACAGATCCATCTCCAAAGCGGGAGGCACCGACTATGATTCTTTTTAATGTGGTGTTTGCACTGAGG GCCAATGCTGACCCGTCAGTGATAAACTGTCTACACAACTTGTCCCGGCGCATCGCTACTGTCCTGCAGCATGAGGAGCGCCGCTGCCAGTACCTCACTCGAGAAGCCAAGCTGATCCTCGCACTTCAGGATGAGCTGTCTGCTCTGGCTGATG CAAATGAAGGCCCTCAGTCCCCATTCCACCACATCCTACCCAAGTGCAAACTGGCTAGGGACCTCAAAGAAGCTTATGACAG CCTGTGCACATCTGGTGTGGTACGGCTTCACATTAACAGCTGGCTGGAAGTGAGCTTCTGTCTGCCCCACAAGATCCACTATGCAGCGTCAAGTCTGATCCCTCCTGAGGCCATTGAACGGAGCCTGAAAGCCATCCG CCCGTACCACGCCTTGCTACTACTCAGTGATGAGAAGTCGCTGCTGAGTGAGCTTCCCATTGACTGCTCCCCGGCTCTGGTGCGAGTGATCAAGACGACATCTGCTGTGAAGAACCTGCAGCAGCTAGCCCAGGATGCTGATCTGGCCTTGCTGCAG GTCTTCCAGCTTGCAGCTCATCTGGTATACTGGGGCAAGGCCGTCATCATCTACCCACTGTGTGAGAACAACGTCTATGTCCTGTCTCCCAATGCCAGTGTGTGTCT GTACTCCCCGCTAGCCGAGCAATTCTCCCGCCAGTTCCCGTCACATGACCTGCCATCTGTCCTGGCCAAGTTTTCCTTGCCCGTTTCTTTATCGGAGTTCAGGAGCCCTCTGGCCCCCCCTGCACAGGAG ACCCAGCTCATCCAGATGGTGGTGTGGATGCTGCAGCGCCGGCTTCTCATCCAGCTGCATACCTATGTTTGCCTAATGGCCTCACCCAGTGAAGAGGAGCCCCGGCTGCGAGAGGATGATGTCCCCTTCACAGCCCGAGTTGGTGGCCGCAGCCTCAGCACACCCAATGCTCTAAGCTTTGGCTCCCCAA CCAGCAGTGACGACATGACCCTTACCAGCCCCAGTATGGACAACTCCAGTGCAGAGCTGCTCCCTAGTGGAGACTCACCACTGAACAAGAGGATGACAGAGAACCTGCTGGCCAGCCTCTCAGAGCATGAGCGGGCTGCTATCCTCAATGTGCCTGCAGCCCAAAACCCTGAGGACCTCCGCATGTTTGCCAG GCTCCTTCACTACTTCCGTGGCCGCCACCATCTGGAGGAGATCATGTACAACGAGAACACACGGCGCTCCCAGCTGCTCATGCTCTTTGACAAATTCCGCAGCGTGCTGGTGGTGACCACCCATGAGGACCCCGTTATTGCTGTCTTCCAGGCCCTGCTCACATGA
- the Nprl3 gene encoding GATOR1 complex protein NPRL3 isoform X7: protein MILFNVVFALRANADPSVINCLHNLSRRIATVLQHEERRCQYLTREAKLILALQDELSALADANEGPQSPFHHILPKCKLARDLKEAYDSLCTSGVVRLHINSWLEVSFCLPHKIHYAASSLIPPEAIERSLKAIRPYHALLLLSDEKSLLSELPIDCSPALVRVIKTTSAVKNLQQLAQDADLALLQVFQLAAHLVYWGKAVIIYPLCENNVYVLSPNASVCLYSPLAEQFSRQFPSHDLPSVLAKFSLPVSLSEFRSPLAPPAQETQLIQMVVWMLQRRLLIQLHTYVCLMASPSEEEPRLREDDVPFTARVGGRSLSTPNALSFGSPTSSDDMTLTSPSMDNSSAELLPSGDSPLNKRMTENLLASLSEHERAAILNVPAAQNPEDLRMFARLLHYFRGRHHLEEIMYNENTRRSQLLMLFDKFRSVLVVTTHEDPVIAVFQALLT from the exons ATGATTCTTTTTAATGTGGTGTTTGCACTGAGG GCCAATGCTGACCCGTCAGTGATAAACTGTCTACACAACTTGTCCCGGCGCATCGCTACTGTCCTGCAGCATGAGGAGCGCCGCTGCCAGTACCTCACTCGAGAAGCCAAGCTGATCCTCGCACTTCAGGATGAGCTGTCTGCTCTGGCTGATG CAAATGAAGGCCCTCAGTCCCCATTCCACCACATCCTACCCAAGTGCAAACTGGCTAGGGACCTCAAAGAAGCTTATGACAG CCTGTGCACATCTGGTGTGGTACGGCTTCACATTAACAGCTGGCTGGAAGTGAGCTTCTGTCTGCCCCACAAGATCCACTATGCAGCGTCAAGTCTGATCCCTCCTGAGGCCATTGAACGGAGCCTGAAAGCCATCCG CCCGTACCACGCCTTGCTACTACTCAGTGATGAGAAGTCGCTGCTGAGTGAGCTTCCCATTGACTGCTCCCCGGCTCTGGTGCGAGTGATCAAGACGACATCTGCTGTGAAGAACCTGCAGCAGCTAGCCCAGGATGCTGATCTGGCCTTGCTGCAG GTCTTCCAGCTTGCAGCTCATCTGGTATACTGGGGCAAGGCCGTCATCATCTACCCACTGTGTGAGAACAACGTCTATGTCCTGTCTCCCAATGCCAGTGTGTGTCT GTACTCCCCGCTAGCCGAGCAATTCTCCCGCCAGTTCCCGTCACATGACCTGCCATCTGTCCTGGCCAAGTTTTCCTTGCCCGTTTCTTTATCGGAGTTCAGGAGCCCTCTGGCCCCCCCTGCACAGGAG ACCCAGCTCATCCAGATGGTGGTGTGGATGCTGCAGCGCCGGCTTCTCATCCAGCTGCATACCTATGTTTGCCTAATGGCCTCACCCAGTGAAGAGGAGCCCCGGCTGCGAGAGGATGATGTCCCCTTCACAGCCCGAGTTGGTGGCCGCAGCCTCAGCACACCCAATGCTCTAAGCTTTGGCTCCCCAA CCAGCAGTGACGACATGACCCTTACCAGCCCCAGTATGGACAACTCCAGTGCAGAGCTGCTCCCTAGTGGAGACTCACCACTGAACAAGAGGATGACAGAGAACCTGCTGGCCAGCCTCTCAGAGCATGAGCGGGCTGCTATCCTCAATGTGCCTGCAGCCCAAAACCCTGAGGACCTCCGCATGTTTGCCAG GCTCCTTCACTACTTCCGTGGCCGCCACCATCTGGAGGAGATCATGTACAACGAGAACACACGGCGCTCCCAGCTGCTCATGCTCTTTGACAAATTCCGCAGCGTGCTGGTGGTGACCACCCATGAGGACCCCGTTATTGCTGTCTTCCAGGCCCTGCTCACATGA